Proteins from one Podospora pseudoanserina strain CBS 124.78 chromosome 1, whole genome shotgun sequence genomic window:
- a CDS encoding hypothetical protein (EggNog:ENOG503Q4NV; COG:S) produces MAQVRFAPREHPQMEMREKGRARGPVFTTPAFNDRPNSVYTEFMESEAEMGHEHDDHDDDDDDDEVYSEFGDLEGIEDGECSPRASIGGSSGQHSFTTLSTYDEVQTPRSLRQRPFAFDTYEVKQQPVEGPRGPHLFRSSMSSAQSIELQHALSLSPVTPKKPHLMDYQLQDVHLTALPKKRRNTAGPFEFTDEELDTSALHMWSPEMVAQRMLNAGVELPAAEKFVENDITGAILITLKFEDLKELGISSFGVRTLVWEEIHSMRDMQKPEPMPETPIEDEPDKQVRRELKRKESGATKDKRKPRLKINDVISPLESVSIVGIEQVLPKPHQCSKGENCSKAKRYKRLMEAFQKDHPFLNDKGVIMLAGDLGKVTATTGLVAPEEDEFRPVSDVVPSVVASSDVMGPGAFTTMQYLQEAALRNVETRDAQDNVRHFLDFQHQHSTSSEVPPTPPFEISPVSNSPVYGSNTTTPQPHTGLRGLPKLSIPTHPSTTTPNTYDPQSARARSARPISQVIPSFRELSPSSSESTPTGAAPMYRFGTPFSEMDVPITITSLPAPSRDFSQSVPPDMNYRNPTMRSLSRNTIRRPSFPVMPALDENSIVSPLSNNNNNNNIPSTLNRSFSQRRPLQAPPRVNYPWTQTDRPTLEKAIPPTTTTTTTTTITTTATTNNPAGVKTVNINGRLSPVSDKPTPDMTGGEAISYQGLMKKRKTKMLRHEWHEHFFRLQGTRLTMHKDEKEKNRTLEYIDIDDYAIACSSMQQSGNKLGAAFKAMHIRRGSDELARRGDVGAFSFQLVPQDGRKALGLGGVLSKKKESGAGGEREGIEGAVNGTGKTHHFAVKGRDERIDWMRELMLAKAMKQKGEGFEVVVNGNMI; encoded by the exons ATG GCTCAAGTACGCTTCGCTCCACGAGAGCACCCGCAGATGGAAatgagggaaaaggggagggcgaggggtCCGGTATTCACAACGCCGGCTTTCAATGACAGGCCAAACTCTGTGTACACGGAATTCATGGAGTCAGAAGCCGAGATGGGCCACGAAcatgatgatcatgatgacgacgacgacgacgacgaggtcTACAGCGAATTCGGGGATCTGGAAGGAATCGAAGATGGCGAATGTTCCCCCCGTGCCAGCATTGGCGGTTCG TCCGGCCAACACAGCTttaccaccctctccacatACGACGAGGTCCAAACACCAAGGTCCCTGCGGCAACGGCCCTTCGCATTCGACACGTATGAAGTGAAGCAGCAACCAGTAGAAGGCCCGAGAGGTCCTCACCTGTTCCGGAGCTCCATGTCCTCGGCCCAGTCCATCGAGTTGCAACATGCGCTTTCGCTCTCGCCTGTGACGCCCAAGAAGCCACATCTGATGGACTACCAGCTTCAGGATGTTCACCTCACCGCTCTGCCAAAAAAGAGGCGCAACACGGCCGGCCCTTTTGAGTTTaccgacgaggagcttgatACGTCGGCGCTGCATATGTGGTCTCCGGAAATGGTTGCGCAGAGGATGCTGAATGCCGGTGTTGAGCTTCCCGCCGCGGAAAAGTTTGTCGAGAATGATATCACGGGTGCTATTTTGATCACGTTGAAGTTTGAGGACTTGAAGGAGCTGGGGATTTCATCTTTTGGCGTGAGGACgttggtttgggaggagatTCACAGCATGAGGGACATGCAGAAGCCGGAGCCTATGCCCGAGACACCGATTGAGGATGAGCCGGACAAGCAGGTCAGAAGGGAACtcaagaggaaggagagcgGCGCGACCAAGGACAAGCGGAAGCCGAGGTTGAAGATTAACGATGTCATCTCTCCTTTGGAGTCGGTGTCCATCGTGGGTATTGAGCAGGTACTGCCAAAGCCTCACCAGTGCTCCAAGGGCGAGAACTGCTCCAAGGCCAAGAGATACAAGCGGCTGATGGAGGCCTTCCAGAAGGACCACCCGTTCCTCAACGACAAGGGCGTCATCATGCTTGCCGGCGACCTTGGAAAGGTCACCGCTACCACGGGTCTTGTCGCGCCGGAAGAGGACGAGTTCCGCCCGGTATCCGACGTCGTCCCTTCTGTGGTGGCTTCATCCGATGTCATGGGACCCGGTGCCTTCACAACAATGCAGTACCTCCAAGAAGCTGCCCTTCGTAATGTCGAGACAAGAGACGCCCAGGACAACGTCCGTCACTTCCTCGacttccaacaccaacactcCACCAGCAGCGAAgtccccccaacaccaccctttgAGATCTCCCCCGTGAGCAACTCCCCGGTCTacggcagcaacaccaccaccccccaacctcacacCGGCCTCCGCGGCCTCCCCAAGCTCTccatcccaacccacccatccaccaccacacccaacACCTACGACCCTCAATCCGCCCGCGCCCGCTCCGCCCGCCCAATCTCCCAAgtcatcccctccttccGAGaactctccccctcttcgtCAGAGtccacccccaccggcgCCGCTCCCATGTACCGTTTCGGCACACCCTTCTCAGAAATGGACgtgcccatcaccatcacctccctccccgccccctcgCGTGACTTTTCGCAGTCTGTGCCCCCCGACATGAACTACCGCAACCCCACGATGCGGTCTCTGTCGCGCAACACCATCCGCCGGCCCTCCTTCCCCGTCATGCCGGCCCTCGACGAGAACAGCATCgtctcccccctttccaacaacaacaacaacaacaacatcccctccaccctcaaccGCTCTTTTTCGCAGCGTCGTCCGTTGCAGGCTCCCCCGAGGGTGAACTACCCCTGGACACAAACCGACCGCCCCACGTTGGAAAAAGCCATCCCccctacaacaacaacaactactactactactattACTACTACTGctacaaccaacaaccccgccgGTGTGAAAACAGTCAACATCAACGGCCGACTGTCGCCCGTGAGCGATAAACCCACCCCTGACATGACGGGTGGCGAGGCTATCAGTTATCAAGGTctcatgaagaagagaaaaacaaagATGCTCAGGCACGAGTGGCACGAGCATTTCTTTAGACTTCAGGGGACAAGGCTGACGATGCACAAGGatgaaaaggagaagaataGGACGTTGGAGTATATCGATATTGATGACTATGCTATTGCCTGCAGCAGCATGCAGCAGAGCGGGAATAAGCTGGGGGCGGCGTTCAAGGCGATGCATATCCGACGGGGGAGTGATgagttggcgaggaggggggatgtgggTGCTTTTAGTTTTCAGCTGGTGCCGCAGGATGGTAGGAAGGCgcttgggctggggggggtGCTCAgtaagaagaaggagagcggtgctgggggggagagggaggggattgAGGGGGCGGTGAATGGGACGGGGAAGACGCATCATTTTGCGGtcaaggggagggatgagaGGATTGATTGGATGAGGGAGTTGATGCTTGCTAAGGCCATGAAgcagaagggggaggggtttgaggttgtggtgaaTGGGAATATGATTTAG
- the UME6 gene encoding DNA-binding transcriptional regulator ume6 (EggNog:ENOG503P0WT; COG:K) — protein MSTLPPNHHGDLMKSSQVNMATTTTTTTTTTTTKAKAASKAQASAAANPKQKTQMHRRSRTGCYTCRLRRKKCDEGSPMCTACKHLGLVCEYKRPMWWSNNDARRKHKDDIKMIIKRKKLSEKSTHSIQTSVNSPPGLSHSLPTSATFSDPFDRTRSQSIDSQFAFNFNSPQSDFSSFSAPQMHPDFLFAPYSPYEIDVKTERQMFINDIPTLRESTTATFSTYQTPPPPGTVLPQFPLEGEWTEQVYTERRESLAEETLNVNFFDFAQGPSVSSRQVAIELDEGDQRLFDHFISSVLPTIFPILESNQHGSISSDLILPALESNKGYLHCCLSIAAQHYKAAMGLEGEEIDGDIMRHRYATISALCEALARDEDHQQILEAALGLIFFQCGVGRFDDTLPDIPWHQHFQAAISLVQKLDLPRIVSDPNEPLTQAPFNMTLTAWIDILGATMLGRAPAFAHTYREKHLSPTNPSLGLRELMGCEDRVMYLISEIACLEALKKDGMDDITLCQHVHVLGDQIGLTEMGDESIPVLPFNANGTLSPKQLSKNITAAFRLAARIYLCSLVPGFHPSQASCVGLVEKLTSVLATIPSGTAGFDRSLSWVYLVGGSVSVPGSSFRAFFEDRVAQLVDLANFGSFGKVTCLLREIWLQSEVISRASSPGSNNEEVQQQQPPAYIHWRDVMQMKGWDYLLI, from the exons ATGTCAACACtaccccccaaccaccacggAGACCTCATGAAATCATCCCAAGTCAACATggctaccaccaccacgacaacgacgacaacaacaacaacaaaggccaaggctgcctcCAAAGCCCAGGCCAgtgccgccgccaaccccaagcaAAAGACGCAGATGCATCGCCGCTCAAGAACAG GATGCTATACCTGCAGATTAAGAAGAAAAAAGTGCGACGAGGGCTCGCCCATGTGCACTGCCTGCAAGCATCTTGGCCTGGTATGCGAATACAAGCGGCCGATGTGGTGGAGCAACAACGATGCGCGGAGGAAGCACAAGGACGACATCAAGATGATCATCAAGCGCAAGAAGCTTTCCGAGAAGTCAACACACAGCATCCAGACCTCGGTCAACTCACCGCCAGGTCTCTCTCACTCGCTCCCAACCTCTGCTACCTTCTCCGACCCCTTTGACCGCACCCGATCGCAGTCGATTGATTCGCAGTTTGCTTTCAACTTCAATAGCCCACAAAGCGACTTCAGCTCCTTCAGCGCGCCACAGATGCACCCCGACTTTTTGTTTGCTCCGTACTCGCCCTATGAGATTGACGTCAAGACGGAGAGGCAAATGTTCATCAACGACATCCCAACCCTCAGAgagtcaacaacagccacttTCAGCACCTACCAgacccctccgccaccggGAACAGTCCTCCCCCAGTTCCCTCTGGAAGGCGAATGGACGGAGCAGGTGTACACGGAGCGGAGGGAGTCATTGGCCGAGGAGACGCTCAACGTCAACTTCTTTGACTTTGCCCAGGGACCTTCGGTGTCTTCCAGGCAAGTTGCGATTGAGCTGGATGAAGGCGATCAGCGCTTGTTTGATCACTTCATCTCGTCGGTTcttcccaccatcttccccatcctcgaGTCGAACCAACATGGATCCATCAGCTccgacctcatcctcccGGCGCTGGAGAGCAACAAGGGCTACCTGCACTGCTGCTTGAGCATCGCCGCTCAGCACTACAAGGCCGCCATGGGtcttgagggtgaggagatTGATGGCGACATCATGCGCCACCGCTACGCGACCATCTCTGCTCTGTGCGAAGCCCTCGCACGCGACGAGGACCACCAGCAGATTCTGGAGGCCGCCCTCGggctcatcttcttccaatGCGGCGTCGGCCGCTTCGACGACACACTGCCCGACATTCCCTGGCACCAGCACTTCCAAGCCGCCATCTCCTTGGTGCAGAAGCTCGACCTCCCGCGCATCGTCTCGGACCCCAACGAGCCTTTGACTCAGGCCCCCTTCAACATGACCCTCACCGCGTGGATTGACATTCTCGGCGCCACCATGCTCGGTCGCGCTCCCGCTTTCGCCCACACCTACCGCGAGAAACACCTGtctcccaccaaccccagcttGGGCTTGCGCGAGCTGATGGGGTGCGAGGACCGCGTCATGTACCTGATCAGCGAGATCGCCTGCCTTGAGGCCCTCAAGAAGGACGGCATGGATGACATCACCCTCTGCCAACACGTCCACGTTCTTGGCGACCAGATCGGTTTGACCGAGATGGGCGATGAGTCCATCCCGGTTCTTCCCTTCAACGCCAACGGCACCCTCAGCCCCAAGCAGCTCTCCAAGAACATCACGGCCGCCTTCCGCCTCGCCGCCAGGATCTACCTCTGCAGCCTCGTCCCTGGCTTCCACCCCAGCCAAGCGAGCTGTGTCGGTCTTGTCGAGAAGCTCACTTCCGTCTTGGCCACCATTCCCTCTGGCACCGCCGGCTTCGACCGTTCTCTTTCCTGGGTCTACCTCGTCGGTGGCTCCGTCTCCGTTCCCGGCTCCTCCTTCAGGGCCTTCTTCGAGGACCGCGTCGCGCAGCTGGTCGACCTGGCCAA